One window of the Staphylococcus equorum genome contains the following:
- a CDS encoding 3'-5' exonuclease — MNSDAFIALDFETANGKRTSICSVGMVKVVNHQITESFYTLVNPNDYFSQQNIAVHGIQPNEVYDAPTFEKVYPFMMQFIDDLPVVAHNAAFDMSVLHESIKAIGSDTPNMKYFCSLQLSRRTIENHRYGLNYMMQYYNLDFHGHHDALNDAKACAMITFRLLKHYDDLSSMLNIYGKDLKDKD; from the coding sequence ATGAATTCTGACGCATTTATTGCCCTTGATTTTGAAACTGCCAATGGTAAACGTACTAGTATCTGTTCAGTCGGTATGGTTAAAGTTGTTAATCACCAAATCACTGAATCATTTTACACATTAGTCAATCCAAACGATTACTTTTCACAACAAAATATTGCTGTACATGGTATACAACCGAATGAGGTCTATGATGCACCTACGTTTGAAAAAGTATACCCTTTTATGATGCAATTCATTGACGACCTACCAGTTGTCGCACATAATGCTGCTTTTGATATGAGTGTCCTGCATGAAAGTATTAAAGCTATAGGTAGTGATACGCCAAATATGAAATACTTCTGTTCATTACAACTATCAAGAAGAACAATAGAGAACCACCGCTACGGCTTGAATTATATGATGCAATATTATAATTTAGATTTTCATGGTCATCATGATGCATTAAATGATGCAAAAGCTTGTGCAATGATCACATTTCGCCTTTTAAAACACTATGATGATTTAAGTAGTATGCTTAATATTTATGGCAAAGATTTAAAGGATAAAGATTAA
- the ftnA gene encoding H-type ferritin FtnA: MLNKELLNALNEQMNHEYFAAHAYMAMAAFCDKESYEGFANFYVQQAKEERFHGKKIYDYINDRGEHALFATIPAPKSDFSSILETFQDGLAQEQDVTRRFYNLSDLANQAKDYATISFLNWFLDEQVEEEAMFETHLDYLKRIGDDSNTLYLYEKELAARSFDEE; the protein is encoded by the coding sequence ATGTTAAACAAAGAATTGTTAAATGCATTAAATGAACAAATGAACCATGAATATTTTGCAGCACATGCGTATATGGCAATGGCCGCTTTTTGCGACAAAGAATCATACGAAGGTTTTGCAAATTTCTATGTTCAACAAGCAAAAGAAGAAAGATTCCATGGTAAAAAAATATATGATTATATCAATGACCGTGGAGAACACGCTTTATTTGCAACGATTCCTGCGCCAAAATCAGATTTCTCTAGTATCTTGGAAACATTTCAAGATGGCTTAGCACAAGAACAAGATGTTACACGTAGATTTTATAATTTATCAGATCTAGCTAATCAAGCGAAAGATTATGCCACTATTTCATTCTTGAATTGGTTCTTAGATGAACAAGTAGAAGAAGAAGCTATGTTTGAAACACACCTTGATTACCTAAAACGTATCGGTGATGACAGCAATACACTTTACCTATACGAGAAAGAATTAGCTGCACGTTCATTTGACGAAGAGTAA
- a CDS encoding Mur ligase family protein — MRHWTATHLAKLAKQASKAAGKKGTDLPGQVARKVDKNILRKLASQVDEIVFISGTNGKTTTSNLIGHTLKVNDVDIIHNNEGANMAAGITSAFILQIKQSTKIAVIEIDEGSIPRVLNEVTPTMMVVTNFFRDQMDRFGEIDIMVNNIANAINNKGIKLLLNADDPFVSRLKIASDTVVYYGMKAHAHEFEQSTMNESRYCPNCGRLLHYDYIQYNQIGHYHCECGFKREDTKYEVSEFNLNPFINLNVGTATFNMKIAGDFNAYNTIAAYTVLKELGLNDEGIKRGFETYTSNNGRMQYFKKDSKEAMINLAKNPAGMNASLSIGEQLEGSKVYVLGLNDNAADGRDTSWIYDADFEKLAKQQIEVIIVTGLRAEELQLRLKLAGVEAPIILERDIYKATAKTMDYKESFTVAIPNYTSLAPMLEQLNHSFEEDKAR; from the coding sequence ATGAGACATTGGACTGCAACCCACTTAGCAAAATTGGCTAAGCAAGCAAGTAAAGCTGCTGGGAAAAAGGGCACAGACTTGCCAGGTCAAGTTGCTAGAAAAGTGGATAAAAATATTTTAAGAAAATTAGCATCACAAGTTGATGAAATTGTCTTTATAAGTGGCACAAATGGGAAAACAACCACTTCAAATTTAATTGGCCATACATTAAAAGTAAATGATGTCGACATCATACATAATAATGAAGGCGCAAATATGGCTGCAGGTATTACTTCAGCATTTATTTTGCAAATTAAACAAAGTACAAAAATTGCAGTCATTGAAATTGATGAAGGCTCGATTCCAAGAGTACTCAATGAAGTAACACCAACAATGATGGTGGTTACTAATTTCTTCCGTGATCAGATGGACCGTTTTGGGGAAATAGATATTATGGTAAATAATATTGCAAATGCAATTAATAATAAAGGGATTAAGTTATTGTTAAATGCGGATGATCCATTTGTGAGTAGATTGAAGATAGCTAGTGATACAGTTGTATATTATGGGATGAAAGCACATGCACATGAATTTGAACAAAGTACAATGAACGAGAGTCGCTATTGTCCAAATTGCGGTCGTTTATTACATTATGATTATATTCAGTATAATCAAATTGGGCATTATCATTGTGAATGTGGATTTAAACGCGAAGATACTAAATACGAAGTGTCTGAATTTAATTTAAATCCATTCATTAATTTAAATGTAGGAACTGCTACATTCAATATGAAAATCGCGGGAGACTTTAATGCTTATAATACGATTGCAGCTTATACAGTACTAAAAGAATTAGGACTCAATGATGAAGGTATAAAACGTGGATTTGAAACATATACGTCGAATAATGGACGTATGCAGTACTTTAAAAAAGACAGTAAAGAAGCAATGATTAATCTTGCCAAAAACCCTGCCGGAATGAATGCTAGCCTTTCTATAGGAGAACAACTAGAAGGTAGTAAAGTTTATGTTTTAGGATTGAATGATAATGCAGCTGACGGTAGAGATACTTCATGGATTTATGATGCTGATTTTGAAAAATTAGCCAAACAACAAATCGAAGTAATTATTGTTACAGGGCTTCGTGCAGAAGAATTGCAGTTAAGATTAAAATTAGCAGGTGTAGAAGCACCAATCATTTTAGAAAGAGACATATATAAAGCGACAGCAAAAACGATGGACTATAAGGAAAGCTTTACAGTAGCTATTCCTAACTATACTTCTCTAGCACCTATGTTAGAACAATTAAATCACTCTTTTGAGGAGGACAAAGCTAGATGA
- a CDS encoding type 1 glutamine amidotransferase yields the protein MNELTVYHFMPDKLNLYSDIGNIIALRQRAKMRDIKLNVVDINETEGVTFDQCDIFFIGGGSDREQALATKELSKIKTTLKEVIEDGMPGLTICGGYQFLGSKYITPDGTELEGLNILDFYTESQKDRLTGDIVIESDTFGTIVGFENHGGRTYHPYGTLGNVTHGYGNNDEDAKEGIHYKNLLGTYLHGPILPKNHEVTDYLLEKACERKGIPFTPKQVNNTEEEAAKQVIVNRVTQK from the coding sequence ATGAATGAATTAACTGTTTATCATTTTATGCCTGATAAATTAAATTTATACAGTGATATTGGGAATATTATCGCGCTAAGACAACGTGCAAAAATGCGTGATATTAAATTAAATGTTGTAGATATAAATGAAACAGAGGGCGTTACTTTTGATCAATGTGATATTTTCTTTATTGGTGGCGGTAGTGATAGGGAACAGGCACTAGCTACTAAAGAATTAAGCAAAATCAAAACGACATTAAAAGAAGTAATTGAAGACGGTATGCCTGGTTTGACAATTTGTGGTGGCTATCAATTTCTAGGAAGTAAATATATTACGCCTGATGGTACTGAGCTTGAAGGACTTAATATTTTAGATTTTTATACTGAGTCACAGAAAGACCGTCTCACTGGCGATATTGTAATTGAGAGCGACACATTCGGTACAATTGTTGGTTTTGAAAATCATGGTGGCCGCACATATCATCCATATGGCACATTAGGTAATGTCACACATGGTTATGGTAATAATGATGAAGATGCTAAAGAAGGTATACATTATAAAAACCTATTGGGAACTTATCTACATGGACCAATTCTACCTAAGAACCATGAAGTGACTGATTACTTACTAGAAAAAGCATGTGAACGTAAAGGTATACCATTTACGCCTAAGCAGGTAAATAACACTGAAGAAGAAGCTGCCAAACAAGTAATCGTTAATCGTGTAACACAAAAATAG
- a CDS encoding FUSC family protein — MSNNWYKGLIGARTIKTGLATFLTAFFCLALDLNPIFAILTAIVTIEPTAKASLKKGYRRLPATVIGALFAVIFTFVFGDKSAFAYAFSATFTIIFCTKLKLQAGTTVATLTAMAMIPGIHDAYFFNFFSRLLTAIIGLVTAGLVNFVVFPPKYYDQLESSINDVESKMYGLFHHRMRQLLLGKFTKGAPYQQLNVLLDLNQKVETLLSYQKDELSYHKHHDSEWIRLKSLTTRTHTNRLFITHLSNLVYLPKGTHIQFTNEEKISILNIAQSINDIYTTGSFERQQQSASLLKTSVKGLDEFDDNQLKSHLIYEILLIYRILDHRFA; from the coding sequence ATGAGCAACAATTGGTATAAAGGACTTATAGGTGCACGAACGATTAAAACGGGGTTGGCTACTTTTTTAACTGCCTTTTTTTGTTTAGCATTAGATTTAAATCCTATTTTCGCAATTTTAACTGCTATTGTCACAATTGAACCCACTGCAAAGGCATCATTAAAAAAAGGATATCGTAGACTGCCAGCTACAGTAATTGGAGCGCTCTTTGCAGTTATTTTCACATTTGTTTTTGGGGACAAATCTGCTTTTGCATATGCTTTTAGTGCTACATTTACAATAATATTTTGTACTAAGTTAAAACTTCAAGCTGGAACAACTGTTGCAACATTAACAGCAATGGCTATGATACCCGGTATACATGATGCTTATTTCTTTAACTTTTTCTCAAGATTATTAACTGCAATTATTGGTCTGGTTACTGCAGGTTTAGTCAACTTTGTTGTGTTCCCACCAAAATATTATGACCAACTTGAATCTTCAATAAATGACGTAGAGTCTAAAATGTACGGGCTTTTTCATCACCGTATGCGTCAGTTACTGTTAGGCAAATTTACTAAAGGCGCACCCTACCAACAATTAAATGTATTGTTAGATTTAAATCAAAAAGTTGAGACATTACTTTCTTATCAAAAGGATGAACTGAGCTATCACAAACATCATGATTCAGAATGGATACGTTTAAAATCATTAACAACACGTACACATACAAACAGATTGTTCATCACCCATTTATCAAACTTAGTCTATTTACCTAAAGGCACGCATATCCAATTTACGAATGAAGAAAAAATCTCTATCTTAAATATTGCTCAAAGTATTAATGACATATACACAACTGGATCTTTTGAACGACAACAACAATCTGCTTCATTATTGAAAACTTCTGTTAAGGGCTTAGACGAATTTGATGATAATCAATTAAAAAGTCACCTTATTTATGAAATTCTATTAATCTATCGTATATTAGACCATCGTTTTGCATAA
- the map gene encoding type I methionyl aminopeptidase: MIVKTEEELTALKEIGYICALIRDTMQAETKPGITTKELDDIAKELFEKHGALSAPIHDEKFPGQTCISINEEVAHGIPGKRKIREGDLVNIDVSALKNGYYADTGISFVVGEADNPLKQKVCDVALEAFDAAMTRVKVGGKLSQIGKAVHATARKNDLTVIKNLTGHGVGQSLHEAPSHVMNYYDPKDKTLLKEGTVIAVEPFISSKATFVTEGKNEWAFETKDKSFVAQIEHTVIVTKDGPVLTTKID, from the coding sequence ATGATCGTAAAAACAGAAGAAGAATTAACAGCTTTAAAAGAAATTGGTTATATTTGTGCATTAATTAGAGATACTATGCAAGCAGAAACGAAGCCAGGTATCACAACAAAAGAGTTAGACGATATTGCAAAAGAGTTATTTGAAAAACATGGCGCACTTTCTGCTCCAATCCATGATGAAAAATTTCCTGGACAAACATGTATTAGTATTAATGAAGAAGTAGCGCATGGTATTCCAGGCAAACGTAAAATACGCGAAGGTGATTTAGTGAATATCGATGTTTCAGCATTGAAGAACGGCTATTACGCCGATACAGGCATTTCATTTGTCGTTGGCGAAGCAGACAATCCATTGAAACAAAAAGTCTGTGACGTAGCGTTAGAAGCATTTGATGCGGCTATGACAAGAGTTAAAGTAGGTGGGAAGTTAAGTCAAATCGGTAAAGCAGTCCATGCTACTGCACGAAAAAATGATTTAACAGTTATTAAAAATTTAACAGGTCACGGCGTAGGACAATCACTTCATGAAGCACCAAGCCACGTGATGAACTATTATGATCCCAAGGATAAAACTTTACTTAAAGAGGGCACAGTGATTGCAGTTGAACCGTTTATTTCTTCAAAAGCAACATTTGTGACAGAAGGCAAAAATGAATGGGCATTTGAAACAAAAGATAAAAGTTTTGTTGCTCAAATTGAGCATACTGTCATCGTTACCAAAGATGGACCAGTGTTAACTACTAAAATAGATTAG